AGTattgttttaaatcaacttcagtttttctttcagtttcatttaCAAAGTTTCCAAAatgtttctatatatatatatatatatatatttctaataaCTTGATTTCAAACATTTCTAATGACATGAAAAGGATCGTGTTAGTACTTAAAGAATGTTCTTTCTAGAATTTGAAGGTTCTTGTCCGAACACAAGATGGATGTCGTTTAATTTTCTTGTTCTTCACGAAAACAAACTTGTGATTTAAGTTGAAACCGTCGACAGGTTTTGTTTCGTCCATGTGCTGATCAGGaagtgagtgagtgggggggggggggggggggcgttatcTTTCTGTTTGCTGTCCTCCAGACAGTCACTGGATCTTCAGTATTTAAGTTTCACTCTAGCAGAACAAAATTATTTCTCAGCACTGATACGATCAAAAcatttgtgctaagctaactagctagcCTGGTATTAAACAGATGAGTTTTATCAACCTCTGAACTGTTCATCACTTTTAAGTGAAAACATACAAAGTGCTTGTGTCTCGAGGTTTTTCTTTACTCCATCTTCACCAGCTGATGGTTGATTGTCTCGATATGACTGAGCAGCGTTGTGTCGTTTGATTCAAACCGAAGAATTACAGCCAACGCTTCGTCTTTGAGTTCAAAtaaaagtgctgaaaaatgacaaaaatcatCCAGAGTGAGATCCGACTTTAAAAAGGGCTGCGACGTTTTATTCAACGCGAATAAGGGAACGAAAAGCacatcatgaaaacacaaagtatttttaaagtgtaaatattttttctttcttttagacAAATTCTCTACGTAAGACGGAGGAGATGTATTTTTATGCAACAGAATAATTAAAGTGTATATTCATGTGTTCATCCTCTCAGCTGTAAACATGATTCAGGATGACTTTTAGTTTGAATGGAAACATGTtcacattataaataaatataatgtatatgaAATCTATCAATTAAAGAAAATCTGAAACCAACCAGGACCTGTGTCATTTGTTGGAACGTCACTACAGTGAGCGGAGAAAGTTACAAAAGTCTTTTTTAGAAAAGATGGAAATTCTTCTCATTTTTTATTAACATActaaaaaacaatgtttttacatCAGTTCAATAACAAACAGTTCAAACACGAGATTTTCTAACTTTGTCtttgttcatttttcttttctttcttttttgtatgATTTAGTCTCCACGCTTCTTAAGATGAAATGTGATGTTCAACGTGTTTCTTCTCGATTTAACAACAGGATGAAAAAAACTCTCTCGTTTGATTTTAAAAACTAAGTGAAATATAATTCTGcttcaaagagaaaaacaaactccgGTAATATTTTCAAAAAGAAGAAACTTAAATAAAACCTGTTTCCTTTGGAtccagaataaaacatttaacaaaaactTTTGAATTTTAAAATGAACGCTAATGAAGAGAATCGTGTGTTTGAGAGAAtgactggaggtcaaaggtcagcggGAGAGAAGCGGGAGGTCACTGGAGTTCATGATGAGGCTGGAGTCCAGGTTCAGATTCTCTGAAACACGAGCAAACACACGTTCCACTTATCAGACGAGGAAAAGGTGTCGTTACCAAGTTGTCGTTACCGGTActgatgtgctgctgttgtgttgtgtatgttcaaGTTGTGTGTTTAGTGAGTGTGGAGCTGACCTTGGTCGAAGTTGAGCTTCTTGTTGGACGATCCGTCCCCGAGTCCCTCGATGTCCACGAGGTCGCTGTTCACGTCCGAGTCGTTCAGAGCGCTGAGCGTCACATCTGTGGGCGGAGCCATGTGTCAGCATCACGTCTAGATCTGATTGGACAGGAGTCACTTCCTGTTATTTCTCACCTGCCGTCTTCTGCTTCTTGAGGGGCGGGGCCAGGGAGGGGCTGTTCTGCATCCCTGTCGCCACGACAACTTGCTGGGTCGGCACGGCAATCATGGCGGCAGCTGAGGGGGCGGGGGGCCGGCGCCATGGCAACCGTGGATTTCTTGATGTTCTTCTTCGGAGATTCAGAGGAAATGGGAACTCGGCTGTCTTCATACAACTTCCTCTTCACCGTGCTCTTTATCTGagcgctgggggggggggggggagaggaggaggagatgaagagggggaggaggtgaagagagggggaggaagaggaggtgaagagaggaggaggaggaggagaagagaggaggaggaggtgaagagagggggaggaggaggtgaagagagatgaagaggaggaggaggaagagagggggaggaggtaaagagagggggaggaagtgaagagaggaggaggaggaggaggtgaagagagggggaggaggagaagagaggaggaggaggaggtgaagagagggggaggaggaggtgaagagagatgaagaggagggggggaggaggaagaggaggaggtgaagagagggggaggaggtaaagagagggggaggaagtgaagagagggggaggaggagaagagaggaggaggaggaggtgaagagaggaggagaagagaggatgaggatgaggaggaggtgaagagaggaggaggaggaggaggtgaagagaggaggatgaggaggaggtgaagagaggaggaggtgaggatgaggaggaggtgagagaggaggaggaggaggtgaagagaggaggatgaggaggaggtgaagagaggaggaggaggaggaggacaagaagaagaTCAGATGTGATCACCAGCTTCACGGGAGCTGGACGTGATGCTAACACTTTCCATCTGAtcccagtctttatgctaagctgtGTTTTGTATCTTTctgtgatttagattttttaatgATCTTGAGATAATGAGCTGtgtccctctgcttcctctgagTGAGGATGACGAGCAGTGAGATCTTCATCCCACTCACACAGTTCGCTCTTTGATCACAGAGCTGATGTTGTTCAGATCGTCTCCGAAGCGACGCACGGCCAAACGCAGCATCTCGATCTCCGTCTCCGTCCACTTGGCTCTGAGGAGcagaagagagggatgaaggtcacagaaggtcacaCAGCAGATGTCCTGAAGAGGAGAAGTCTGGCTCTGACCCTGCAGGACTGGAGTCAGACACCGGGTGGAGCTGCATCGTCAGTTCTCCCAGTTTGGTGAAGGCGGCTCCAGCTGCAGAGAAGATCTCTCCGACCTGTTGGACACAAGGAGTTCACTCACTGTGGTCCCTGGAAACATGAGCACCAATGTTTGGTTCCTGTCTGTTTCACGGTTCTTTAGAATATAGAACAAGCGCaaagacttcttcttcttcttcttcttctgctgctgctcgtggACCTCAGGAGATCCACTAACACAGTAACAACAGGACATGTGATAAACGTGTTTGTTCCGAGCGCTCCACCAACACCTGCTCACGAGCTGAACAGAAGCAACACGTCACGACGCGTCAGGATGAACTCACCTTTGCGGACGCTGACGTCATATTTAAGTTACGAGGATACAACTTTAAATTATTCTTGAATCTAAATTACGAGCTCAGCTAGC
This genomic window from Pleuronectes platessa chromosome 15, fPlePla1.1, whole genome shotgun sequence contains:
- the c15h17orf49 gene encoding LOW QUALITY PROTEIN: chromatin complexes subunit BAP18 (The sequence of the model RefSeq protein was modified relative to this genomic sequence to represent the inferred CDS: deleted 1 base in 1 codon) is translated as MTSASAKVGEIFSAAGAAFTKLGELTMQLHPVSDSSPAGAKWTETEIEMLRLAVRRFGDDLNNISSVIKERTVAQIKSTVKRKLYEDSRVPISSESPKKNIKKSTVAMARPPAPSAAAMIAVPTQQVVVATGMQNSPSLAPPLKKQKTADVTLSALNDSDVNSDLVDIEGLGDGSSNKKLNFDQENLNLDSSLIMNSSDLPLLSR